A portion of the Camelus ferus isolate YT-003-E chromosome 16, BCGSAC_Cfer_1.0, whole genome shotgun sequence genome contains these proteins:
- the PRR11 gene encoding proline-rich protein 11 encodes MPKFKQRRRKLKAKAKRLFKRKEASYFQSKLITPPPPPPSPERVVIPSTDTTLSRSWLRPSWNFKFPNIKDAVKLWTNRVWSLYNWCQNCVAQSLEVLKDCIFPSRFCHLELHTLKQRFCILESELCKLQEALKAVSENSCCPSCGQRCHVHGKLINVPACALPTLGDSGAGLPPSLPQPVSHPPPPPPPPPPPPPPLPPPPPLRAPLLLKKSDLTKALQAGPLRKDGPMQITVKDLLTVKLKKTQSFDERRKLVPSPKERNPLVTVSDLQRVTLKPKSKVLSTRVTNVLITPSKSQLDLRKLLRKVNVERSPGGTPLTNKENMETGTGLTPVMTRALKRKFQLAHPRSPTQTLPLATSSFDEQN; translated from the exons ATGCCCAAGTTCaagcaaagaagaagaaaactaaaagccAAAGCTAAAAGgttattcaaaagaaaagaagcttCTTACTTTCAGTCTAAGCTGATTACACCTCCTCCTCCGCCACCCTCACCAGAAAG AGTGGTTATTCCTTCAACAGATACAACCCTTAGCAGAAGCTGGCTGAGACCATCATGGAACTTCAAATTTCCCAATATCAAAGATGCGGTAAAGCTTTGGACAAATAGAGTATGGTCTTTATACAACTGGTGCCAGAACTGCGTGGCCCAG AGTTTAGAAGTATTGAAAGATTGCATCTTTCCATCCCGTTTCTGCCACCTAGAACTTCATACCCTAAAACAACggttttgcattttggaaagtgAATTATGCAAGCTCCAGGAAGCCCTGAAG GCCGTCTCAGAAAATTCTTGCTGTCCAAGCTGTGGTCAAAGGTGTCACGTGCATGGTAAACTTATAAATGTGCCTGCATGTGCTCTTCCCACCCTTGGAGACTCCGGAGCTGGACTTCCTCCCTCACTGCCACAACCAGTCagccatcctcctcctcctcctccgcctccaccccctccaccccctcctctgcctccgcCTCCACCACTCAGAGCACCTTTGCTGCTCAAAAAGTCTGATCTCACTAAAGCACTTCAG gcTGGACCACTAAGAAAAGATGGACCCATGCAGATAACAGTTAAAGATCTACTGACtgtgaaattaaagaagactcaGAGTTTTGATGAACGGAGGAAG CTTGTACCAtcaccaaaggaaagaaatccacTAGTTACTGTCTCTGACCTGCAGCGTGTTACCCTGAAGCCCAAGTCCAAAGTGTTATCAACTCGAGTTACAAACGTCTTAAT TACTCCTAGTAAAAGCCAGCTGGATCTGCGGAAACTACTTAGAAAAGTCAATGTAGAAAG GAGTCCAGGTGGAACCCCACTtactaataaagaaaatatggaaacagGAACTGGGCTGACCCCAGTAATGACTCGGGCCTTGAAGAGAAAATTTCAg ctgGCTCATCCTAGAAGCCCAACTCAAACTCTGCCACTTGCTACAAGCAGCTTTGATGAACAAAACTGA